The Rhizoctonia solani chromosome 1, complete sequence sequence CTGACTCTCGTAAAGGAACTTACTCGCTAAACGAGCTAGCTATCGTAAGACAACCCAACCTCTCCAAGTTGGCTTTTTGATGAATATTTCAGGACCTGACTTGCGAACCGGTCCCATTCATACCTGTGCGAGAAACGCCCGCGTTCAAGTCCAAGGACGATTCCCAGAATCATGACACAGAGCAAGGAAATGAAACGCACTTTGTGCATGGGGGGATGCTAAAGACAGCTGAGCTTATGGGTCTACCTGGGAGGCCTGTCCACGCGGCAATCGCAAAGGCACTTGGGAAGAATCGTGGTTATGGTACGTATGATGAATGACATTAAACTAGTTCCTAATTCTGGTGGCCCGTCATAGATCTCGTATTAACCGGACATTCCCTTGGAGCCGGAGTGGCCTCCTTACTTTCTCTGGTGCGTGCTAATCTCGTCATAAAATAGAATGCTACCTCTGAAACTCGATTAGATGTGGGCCGACCCTTCAACCGGACTTACAGTTCGTCGAAGTGGACTTCCGTCTCACAGACGTGTAACAGCGTATTGCTTTGGTCCACCGTGTATCATGTCACCTGAGCTATCGAAATTGGCCAAGTCTATGGTCACTTCTTTCGTTTATTCTCACGACATCGTCTCGACACTGTCACTTGGGTCTGTCAGAGATATGCAACGTGCGGCTGCGTGGTTGTGTGTTGGATCTGGCGATGAGAGTTGTGGGAGTGTATTGAGCAAAGCTACCAGGCGGAAATTTGGGCGACAaggcgaagaggaagaagcgcaaGCCACTGAGAAATGGGTGAGCATCTTCATAGACAGCTATCATTATTCGGTCATCATTTGGTACTAATCTTGCATCAGCTGTTGGCATTCCGAAAAACCCTGGAGGCAAACATGAATATGGCTGATCTATTTCCACCTGGACGAGTTCTTTGGGCGCTTAACGACTGCGATGTTAGCCAACAAACGACTGGGAACTCCAACCCTGTCCAACCTGGCGTTTTACGACTCTTTGAAGTTGATGAAGTGGAAACGGCCTTTTCTCAGATCGTGTTTTCCCGGGATATGCTCTCGTAGGTGCCTGGATGATCAAGTTAGCTCACAAAACTCACTGATAATCTAGTTCTCATTTGCCGCACAACTACAATCGAGTTATTCAAGAGCTTCTTTAATCTTCAAGTCAAGATGTTGTCAGATCTGCCACAACATGTTGAACAGGCGCAACAGTATTCCTAGATAGCATGTATTGGCGTTAAAAATACAATGAGATTACCGTACAAAAATCCAAGGAGCAACAATTACGTGCTCTCCAGTTGGTCTCGAGGTCGGTAGGTGATACCACGACTGTGCAAGTCATCTATCACATCCTCAGGCACACGTCCTGATACACGAACCGCGTACATCCCTTTTACATATTTGTCTTGGGAATAATACGTTAGGCATATTAAGTATATGTCAAATTTACTTACGGACTCGCTGCCATCTCCCAACCCAGCTGTCCTCTGGGTTCATGAGTGCAATGACACCATCGAAAGtagcacttgttctatgttGAACGTTTTCTGAGCTCCCCTTGAGCTACGAAGCACCATCGTTGAGAACGAAAAACACGAACGGAAGAGTGGCCTTGGACTTACCTGCAAAATCTCATCGCAATTCGGACACCGACCCTTTTAAAGTCCTGTGCGGTCTGAATAATCGAACAGAGCAAACAGGCTCGCAAGTTTCGCGCCTTGGCGCCGCTGGGGATTGTGGACATGGTCGTGTCTTGAAAGGTGGCGGCTGGCACGTGATCGACGGCCTGTCATGAATTTGATCTCAAATTTAGTGGGATCCAAAACGAACCATGACCCGCAAAGTCGGCCGCGGTGCACTCCTCACATCAAATCTCCCTCAGCTTCAGAACTTAATAAAGAGAGATCCTGTATCATACAGGGATGAATTTCTGCAGCAATGGGGCCACTACGACTCGATTAGAAGGATATTTGCTTTGAAACCGGACGATAATGCGCAAGCAGAGAGGTTTAGGGAGCTTGTGACATTCATATCTCATGTAGGTTCAATATTAACCGATAATCATGGCTTATCTTATACTATATGCAGGTCGCACAATGCTTTCCAAAAGAGACCGCCGATTTCCCTTCGCATTTGTCCGAGCTATTATTACAGAATTATTCGACCCTCACTCCCGATACACGTAAAACTCTGGTATCAAACCTAGTAATGTTAAGGAATAAGGATGTTATCTCATCCGTCGAGTGAGCTTAAAACATTAGTATTGCATTGTACTATCTAACGGACTCTTACCAGACTCCTTAAATCACTCTTTCCGCTTCTCCCTAAAACCACATCCTCATCTCTCCGAAGCTTCATTCGCAAAACTATCTTGACTGACATCCGAACTGCTAATCAAAAGACCAAGAATCACAAACTTAATCGAGCCGTACAGGCAATGCTTTTTGGTATGGTCGAGCGTGGCATGGATGGAGAAGTGCAAGGTGATAAGGGTAAACTCAGAAGCAAGCCTGTGGGAGAGCGGGAGACTGGTGAGGAAGCCATGTGGGCTATTATGGTCGCGAAGGAACTCTGGAAGAAGGGTGTCTGGTGAGCCTAAACGACCTTTACAAGCATACTTGAATTGAGGTCTGGCGTAGGAACGACGCCAAGACTGTATCGATTGTTGAGTTGGGATGTTTCCATCCTGTAACCAAAGTACAGAGCGCATCATTACACTTCTTTTTGGGAAGCGACGAAGAGGCTCAAGATAGCGACGAAGAAGAAGATGAGGTAGGAGTTTAGCTATTTTATATGGTTTAGCATCTAAATGTTTTAGTAGGGGCCAGATATGAAGGCACTCCAACATAAGCGGACGATCAACAAAAAGACTCGAAGTGGTGAAAAGAAGATCGCAAAAAGTGCTAAACAGGCAAAGAAAGTGAGCGTCAATTCGTTCCTAAATTGGGTAGTGCTAATTATACTGCTAGAAACAAAGAGCTAAAGCTAGCGATGAGTCCAAAGCAAATTTTACTGCACTTCAGCTCTTGAACGACCCCCAAACATTTGGCGAAAAACTCTACGACTTATTGAATAAATATGGCATGTCCGGCGCATTTTCTGATATACCATATACTGACTCTGAGAAGACAAACGATTCTCCCTGGACCACAAAATTCTGATGATGCAGCTCCTTAGTCGAGTCATGGGCGCGCATAAACTCTGCGTGCTTTCATTCTACTCGTTCATTGTCAAGTACGTTTCATGGTTCTTCTACAAACTTTCATCTCATGACGATCACAGGTACCTCACATACCACCAATTACGAGTAACATCCATCCTAGTTGCCCTTGCTCAATCCACACACGACCTCACACCTCCCGATGTCCTAGAACCCGTCATTCGAAAGATCGCTCATGAATTTGTCCATCCGGGTGTTGGGCCCGAAGTCATTGCCGCCGGACTCAACTCGATTCGTGAAGTCGCACGACGACAACCGTGGTGTGTTCCACAGGACCTGCTCGGCGACTTGATCGAGTACAGAAAGAGCCGAGACAAGGGTGTGACCAGCGCAGCCAGGAGTCTATTACAATTGTATAGGGAGGTCAACCCAGGAATGTTGAAGCGCCGGGAGAGAGGGAAGAGCGCCAGCATGGGGATGAAGACTGGGTCTGGACCATTACCGTTTGGGTATGCACCAGGCGCTGCGAGGGGAATCGAGGGTCTCGAGGCAAGTtgcctttttttttgggggggggggtagTCGCATACATTCAACTAACGAAGTAGTTAGTTACTCGAGGAGCATTTGGAAAACAAAAACACTGGGGACTCGGATGCTGGTTCCGATGCTGGCTCTGAAGATGGTGACGGTTGGGACGGTTGGGATGTTGAATCCGACTCGGACGAGTCTTCATCGGCATCCGAGGGCTGGATCGATGTGGAGTCTGATAGCGAGGAGTTGGATGTTAGCGACAGtgacgacgaagaggacaagaagaaaaagaagaaaggcAAACAGGAGGAGTCAGAGGACGAGAATGATGAGGAACTCGGACCGGACTCCGAGCAAAAGTCCGAAGAGACGCGGGTGTCCACTCTGGCAACGACTAAAGTCAGTTATTTTCGAATTAGACGGAGGTGGAAGTTGGTAGTACTGACTACTAAAACTGAATTAGATCCTCACTCCTGCGGATTTTGCACTTTTAAACGAACTTCGCATCAAAGCAGCAACCAAAGAGGCCGAATCCGGTGGAGGGTCCGCAGCCAAGCGAAAATTGGCGGTACTGGAGGCCCAGAAAAAGGCCAACGCTCAAAACCCTGGTGACGTGTTTTTGTCCGAGGGTGACATTGAAGGACCCCGCAAGAAAGCCAAGGCAGACTACGAAGAACGTATGGCATCTATTCAAAAGGGACGTGAGGGACGTGAGAAGTTTGGTTCAGCCAAgggcaagaagaagaaggacgTACCAAGCAGCTCGACAAATCGTGAAAAGGCCAGGAACAAGCCGTTGATGATGATCCTCGCAAGTGGAGCAGTGAGGAGCAAGAAGAAAGCTAGTTTGAGAGATAAGCAGAAGAAGCTTCGTGCGCATATAGACCGGGCGAAGAAAGCCAAGTAAAGACCTTGTGAATCTCGCCTCAGATTTTGTATACCTATTCCAATTTAAGACTTATGTGTGTCTGCTTCTGCCAAGATGCGGCGGGTATCTGATTAACTCAGCTCGGCAAGCCGAATGCCGCCGGTTGGGTGATGATCACGTCAGATTCACGTGCGCCGAAATTATTATCGCAGGGACGGGCTTGGTCGGATTTACCACGACCAGATTATCGGTCAACGCTCTGGGCGATACATATAAAGTCTCTGGGCGCCGTGCATACCTACCCCACTTCCCCGCCCTCTTACCCATTTGAAAATTTCAGTTCACCATGATTGCCTCTCGCTCTGTCGCTGCTGCTGCTCGTGTGCACAAGCCTATGATCCACTTTTTGGGCAAGCGCAATATGCCCACTGGTATGTCGCATGACTTGCCTAATGTAGACAATCACAAGCTAATATCGTCTCTCAGAACCTCACGTCCCTGCTCCGCACCCTGCAGCACCTCCTGAGAGCCGCACGACCTTTGAAGAGTTCAGGCGCAAGTTCAGGGCATACCAATCTCCTGCTCCTCGCAAGAGCCACAATGAAGACGTACAAGTATACAACGACATATGGGACGCCCCTAGCCGCTTCTGGAGAAACCAGCTTGTCATTTCCGAGCGTGAGATGAATGCAGTCATGGTATGCCAGTATTCTCGGGATGACTCATGACTGATGCTTATTCATGCAACTTACAGAGCGGCGGTGCGGCATACTGAAAACACATGCCATCGTATTGTGCTGTAGTTGTATTCATATTCGCGTCTCGTCACCCAAAATGTACAGTATACCATCTTGAGAGTCTCGCTCTTTTCTTCTTCGTTGTACAAATTTTATAAATTTGGTCAATGATATGATGTACATTATCTCAATTTACGCGCTCGGCGCTTAACACCTAGTCGCGCTCAGCATAAGCGAGCAAGTGTCGCTCGAGTTCCTCCTCGGGCATTGTTCTCCAACGGCCATCCTCGCCGCCTCCAGTAGACACAATCCCAATCTCAAGTTCGCCAGGCTTGAAGTCCGTCGATAACACAGTTGAGATTGCTTCGATTGCCATCTGAGCGGGAGACAGTTATGAGAAACGCCCTGTCAACTCGTGCGGGGGGAGCTGTCCCACGTACCTCAATGACCTGGTCTCGCTCCAATTTCTTCCCCGCAACACTAGCGTCATCCGATGCACCGTCAAGCTTTTTCCACCGCTTCTCCAGGAAGTTCATGGATTCTTGTTGTTTCTGGCCAGCGGCTGTCGCGTGGAATCCAACAAAGTAACCGGCGGGATCCAGCTTGAATATTTGTGGACCAGTCTCAGGATCAATACCAATTAGAATCATAGCTAACGAACGGATATAAATTACTCTAGGCCTTCAAATTTAGATTTGATGCATTGACTCACCGATACCCAGAGGTCGCATAGCAGCTCGCTGAGTATAAACCTGGTTAATATTGGCCATTCGACGAGCCAGTGCGTCTGGGGTGATCTCATAACCATATTTATAACGGAACTCGGCGGCTTCTGCTCGAGCACGGGCTACCTGTGCCCTGGCATCGGCTAGGTATTCATATATCAGACTTTGAAGCATTATTTTTGTAGGCAAGAGCTCACCTATGAGTCCGACCATGACACAACCAATCGTTGGGGTGAGACTGAACAAATGGGTAATAGTCGACGCATCAACAAGTTTGTCCTAGACCAACCCAATGCACTCAAAACTTGCATAAGTGAGACTTAAATTCCGTACTCACAGGGACTTTCTTCTGTGTGATCACTACACAAGTGTCCTTGCCCCGGATAGAAATGGCGGTCTGCCCAGACCCAGAAATGGCCTTGAATGCATACTCTAATCACGGTCAAACCGATTACTATATGCTCCCATTCACAATCCCAGCATCGATTTCATCTTACCGACTTGGTAGAGACGACCCTCAGGAGAGAATACAGTGAGATATCGGTCGTAAGATGTGCGACTCATGGTTGTGCTATAGACGCGCCCAGGGAGGAAGGTGACGCGTCTCCCTCGAGTGTGATCGGGGTCCCTGAGTGATCAACACGTGACTAGGGAAGTTGTAAATTACTTGTACAATTGTTTTGTGGCTCTTTCCCCGCTATAACTCATGAGATGAAGGAGATTGTCGCTTCGGTAAATCCAAAGAAAATGTAGGTGAAGTGATCAGTGATATCAAACCTCTAAACATATGTATCTATAGCAAGCATATCCAATTTGGTCTTCTCTCGGCTCAGGATGTCGTCAAAATATCCGAGTTTGAGGTAACGCACCGGGACTTGTATACGGCAGAGGATCGACTACCTGTAAAGAATGGGCCATTAGACAGACGCTTGGTAAGCCAGAGGCCACTGAGACTTTTGCTTGGCACACCTTACCTGTATCATGTATTCATTTGACAGGGTACAGTCGATAAACAAGCGTCCTGCGAAACTTGTGGCCACCAAACTGCACTCTGCGTCGGCCATTATGCGTACATTAAATTAGTCCTTCCTGTCTTTCACATTGGCTACTTCAAACACATTATCGGGATCCTTCAAGAAATTTGCAAGGTCTGTCTAGTATCCTATGCACCCATTCACTACTGACTCGAGGAGTCCGGGCCAGTCATGTGCGCGCGTACTCCTTGACGAATCTGACCGACGTATCTTTCTCAAACGTTTCCGCCGCCCAAACCTCGAAAACCTCTCCAGAATGTCCCTGATCAAACAAGTCAATGGTGCATGTCGAAAGGTGATTTACTGTCCCTATTGTGGTTCTACAAACGGCACCGTCAAAAAAGCGGGACTACTTCGGATCGTACATGAAAAATTCCGGGCCAAAAAGACTGGCGAGGAGAAAGAGGCTTGGAAGCGGACCTTTTCGACCGCCATTGAGCACCAGAAAGAAGTTTCGACGTTTTTGGGCAAGGCGCATGATGATTTGAACCCGCTCAAGGTGTTGGATTTATTTAAAAGGATTTCGGCAGAGGTAAGTTTGCTTGTGGCTTGGTAGCAGAGTCGAGTATTAAGTTGGACCCGTTAGGATTGTGAATTGCTTGGGTTGAATCCTGTCCACGGGAGGCCGGAGCAATATCTTTGGCAGTACATTTCTGTTCCGCCTGTTTGCATTCGTCCATCGGTTCAGCAGGATGGTGCTAGGTGCGTCTCATTGTCAAACTTCCCCCTTTCAATACTGAAAACCACGGTAGTAACGAAGACGATATTACGGTCAAGCTCTCTGAAATTGTTTATACAAATGCCATTATCAAGCAAGGCCTCAGCAAAGGCGTACCGACCAGCGGCCTAATGGTAAGCGGCTTACTCGTGACTCCAAGTTTGTTGTCTAAAAAGGTGAATAGGAACAATGGGATTTCCTACAAGTTTCTATTGCAATGTACATCAATAGCGAAACTCCTGGTATTCCTCCTCAGATGGTAATAATCAATACTCGTTATCGTAGCTACTTACTTTGGCTTACCGATCGAGAACAGGGCATGAAGCCGATGCGAGGTTTCTGTCAACGTCTCAAGGGTAAACAAGGTCGATTCCGTGGCAATCTATCCGGAAAACGTGTCGACTTTTCGGGACGTACTGTCATTTCCCCGGATCCCAACTTGGCTATTGACGAGGTGAAGTCAATTCTTCATGCGACTTTTTCATACCTTGAACAGGCCTTGCATAGGTGGCTGTTCCGGTCCGAGTAGCTAAAATTTTGACCTACCCCTGCCGCGTTAC is a genomic window containing:
- a CDS encoding 20S proteasome subunit, which produces MSRTSYDRYLTVFSPEGRLYQVEYAFKAISGSGQTAISIRGKDTCVVITQKKVPDKLVDASTITHLFSLTPTIGCVMVGLIADARAQVARARAEAAEFRYKYGYEITPDALARRMANINQVYTQRAAMRPLGIAMILIGIDPETGPQIFKLDPAGYFVGFHATAAGQKQQESMNFLEKRWKKLDGASDDASVAGKKLERDQVIEMAIEAISTVLSTDFKPGELEIGIVSTGGGEDGRWRTMPEEELERHLLAYAERD